A single genomic interval of Methanolacinia paynteri harbors:
- a CDS encoding M42 family metallopeptidase, with amino-acid sequence MVKELLGKLSNAHGLSASEGNVRAIIREELNGFVDEIYEDKMGNLVAVKKGDDFKIMIASHMDEIGFMVQYIDEKGFIKFVPIGGWYNPVAYTQRVVLHGKKGQVTGVIGAKPPHVMTPEDRKKEIKTDDMFIDVGATSEKEVNDLGIEIGTSITIDREYRLLANNRLTGKALDNRVGVAMLIETLKQAKSPHTIYGVFTVQEEVGLKGAKVSAFAIEPDCAIATDVTISGDHPGITKKEASVEMGKGPVIALVSAAGRGIMSDPRVTEWLRKTAESNNIPLQLEVGDGGNTDATIIHLVRDGIPSIPFQIATRYIHSPIEVVDLTDIEEGIKLLVAALKTKPAFN; translated from the coding sequence ATGGTAAAAGAACTGCTTGGAAAACTTTCAAACGCCCACGGCCTCTCGGCAAGCGAGGGAAATGTCAGGGCGATAATCAGGGAGGAGCTCAACGGCTTCGTCGATGAGATCTACGAGGACAAGATGGGCAACCTGGTTGCGGTCAAAAAAGGCGACGATTTCAAGATCATGATCGCCTCGCACATGGACGAGATCGGTTTCATGGTCCAGTATATCGACGAGAAGGGCTTCATCAAGTTCGTCCCCATCGGCGGATGGTACAATCCCGTCGCATATACCCAGAGGGTCGTCCTTCACGGAAAGAAAGGGCAGGTAACCGGCGTTATCGGTGCAAAACCGCCCCATGTGATGACCCCCGAGGACAGGAAGAAAGAGATCAAGACCGACGACATGTTCATAGATGTCGGTGCAACGAGCGAGAAGGAAGTAAACGATCTCGGGATCGAGATCGGAACTTCGATCACCATCGACAGGGAATACAGGCTTCTTGCAAACAACAGGCTGACCGGAAAGGCGCTTGACAACAGGGTCGGCGTCGCAATGCTCATAGAGACCCTGAAGCAGGCCAAATCCCCGCACACGATATACGGCGTCTTCACCGTCCAGGAGGAAGTCGGCCTGAAGGGAGCAAAGGTCAGTGCATTCGCAATCGAACCCGACTGTGCAATCGCGACCGACGTAACCATCTCGGGCGATCACCCCGGGATCACGAAGAAAGAAGCCTCCGTTGAGATGGGAAAAGGGCCGGTAATCGCACTGGTGAGTGCCGCAGGCAGGGGCATAATGTCCGATCCAAGGGTAACCGAATGGCTGAGAAAGACCGCAGAATCGAACAACATCCCTCTCCAGCTGGAAGTCGGAGACGGCGGGAATACGGACGCAACGATCATCCACCTTGTAAGAGACGGCATCCCGAGCATTCCGTTCCAGATCGCGACAAGATATATCCACTCTCCCATCGAGGTCGTGGACCTGACGGACATCGAAGAAGGCATAAAGCTGCTTGTTGCAGCACTGAAAACAAAGCCCGCCTTCAACTGA